The window ATGAATATAAATAATACCTTTTAGCGTCAAAATAATTTTTATCATTAAAAAAAATATTTGCCATGCTAAATTGAAAGCTGGCAATAGAGTGTTTTAATATTTTAAAATTCATACTCTCATTTGAAGAGTAGGCTCTGAAATTAAAACCTAGCACTGACATTAAGGTCATGGCTAAAAATATTTTTTTATGAAACATAACACCACCCAGCCTAGTAATAAAATTTGATTTATCTTATATATTCACGCTAAGATACTCAACAATATTTTTAACATGCCAACAAAAAAATATAGGAAAATATGAGCAACTTAATATATTTATCAATTGAAGGTGAAAAACAAGGTTTAATATCAAAAGGATGCGGAACTATTGACTCGATAGGAAACAGATACCAACAAGGAAAAGAAGACCAAATTTTTGTGATTGAATATAATAGTTCAATTACAAGAGGACAAAATTTATCCCATCAACCCATCGAATTTATTAAATGTATCGATAAATCATCACCACTATTATTGAGCTCCATATCTAATAATGAAGTTCTTAAGTTAACATTCGATTTTTACCGAACATCACAGCATGGAAAACTTGAGCAATATTATTCTATTATGTTAAATAAAGCATCTATTGTTGACTATTCGACTCGCTACCCTCATTGTATAAACAACAATGAATCTCAACCAGAAGAATCTATACTCGTTCAATATAGAGATATAACTTGTAGTCACCATACGGCAGGGACATCTGGTTATAGCATAGCAAATTAATTATTTTTTAGGTACTTAAAGGCCTGTAATAGTTCATAACTATCATGCAAGCCTTTACTTCCTAGAATAGTTAGTATTGGGCTTACTTCCTTCTCAAAAAAGAAATAAGTTAAAGATAATTTTTCCTTATCTAACCGGCTATATAAATCTGGGCTGATAACTTTTAGTCTTTTCGATGCTCCATCTAACTTCTCTATTATCCCATAAGAGCTTGTTAATATTAAAAACAAATCAACATACCCTTTTGACAAAGATGGCTTTGTTTTTAACTTTTCTTTTCGTTTGAAAATATTCAAATTAAAAAATGCTCTTCTAGCAATTAAATATATCAAAGCTGATATTATCATTTTTTTAACTATAGAATTTTCAACCATAGAGGGAATTTCATTTGCTAATTTAAAATATGCGAATTCATTAAACCGCTCTCTTCCTATATCGTTATTTACTATATTTTCATTTTTTACCAAAAATTTATTTAAAGATTCAATTTGACTTTTATCCAAGTTTTCATAGATATATTCTGAAATTATGCTTGCTGCAACTTCAATTATTTCAAATGGATTTTTAGCATAAAACAAAAGATGTATAGCCTCAGCATCTCTATCAAAAATAGGGTTATACCTTGTTGTTGTTGATAATTTACTATGCAACCATGCTTTAGATAATCGCTCCAAACCCAACCCAACATTTTCGACTAACCCAGTCACACCATCAATAGCTTGATCCCTCACTGATAACGCCATCTCTTCAATTGATTTATTCTTTACGTTTTCATACCCTCGACGTAAGGATCTAGACAGAGCACGCATTTCTAATTGAAATGGTCGCTCTCCATCTTTTAAGAACTCGCCTTCAGGTGAACATCACTGCTTTCC of the Providencia rettgeri genome contains:
- a CDS encoding Hcp family type VI secretion system effector; this encodes MSNLIYLSIEGEKQGLISKGCGTIDSIGNRYQQGKEDQIFVIEYNSSITRGQNLSHQPIEFIKCIDKSSPLLLSSISNNEVLKLTFDFYRTSQHGKLEQYYSIMLNKASIVDYSTRYPHCINNNESQPEESILVQYRDITCSHHTAGTSGYSIAN